From one Pseudomonas sp. B21-048 genomic stretch:
- a CDS encoding LrgB family protein, with protein sequence MMFDWHGAWASVIHHPLFGIGVTLGAYQLVLAAFEKTRWVFLQPVLVSMLLVIAVLVSCGLSYAEYRKSTEILSILLGPATVALAVPLYLNLRRIRQLFWPIFTTLVIGGVVATSMVVLLGWWFGADHMILMTMAPKSVTSPIAMLVAEQIGGVAALAAVFVLITGVIGAIFGPSLLTRLGVHSPEARGMALGMTAHAVGTSVALQESEECGAFAALAMSLMGVATAVFLPLAVSMVV encoded by the coding sequence ATGATGTTCGATTGGCACGGCGCCTGGGCGTCGGTGATTCATCATCCATTGTTCGGCATTGGCGTGACGCTGGGGGCGTATCAGTTGGTGCTGGCGGCATTCGAGAAAACCCGCTGGGTTTTTCTGCAGCCGGTGCTGGTTTCCATGTTGCTGGTCATCGCTGTACTGGTCAGTTGCGGCCTGAGCTATGCCGAATACCGCAAGAGCACCGAGATCCTGAGTATCTTGCTCGGGCCGGCCACTGTTGCACTGGCAGTGCCGCTGTACCTCAATCTGCGGCGGATCCGGCAATTGTTCTGGCCGATATTTACTACGCTGGTGATAGGTGGGGTGGTCGCCACTAGCATGGTTGTGCTGCTGGGCTGGTGGTTCGGCGCCGACCACATGATCCTGATGACCATGGCCCCCAAATCGGTGACCTCGCCGATTGCCATGCTGGTGGCTGAGCAGATCGGTGGTGTCGCCGCGCTGGCGGCGGTGTTCGTGTTGATTACCGGTGTGATCGGGGCGATCTTCGGGCCGAGTCTTTTGACCCGTCTCGGTGTCCACAGTCCAGAGGCCCGCGGCATGGCCCTGGGCATGACGGCCCATGCGGTCGGCACGTCAGTGGCCCTGCAGGAAAGTGAAGAGTGCGGCGCCTTCGCGGCGCTGGCAATGAGTCTGATGGGCGTGGCCACGGCGGTGTTCCTGCCGTTGGCGGTGTCGATGGTGGTGTAA
- a CDS encoding CidA/LrgA family protein encodes MLLRGLTWLVLFQLLGTALNHLILPVLPGPIVGLLLLLGYLIIRGQVGEPLNLAASSLLRYLPLLLVPPAVGVMVYATDIAADFWAITGALVLSLVLSMAFAGVLMDRLVKRHAHREDGQ; translated from the coding sequence ATGTTGTTACGTGGCCTGACCTGGCTGGTGCTGTTTCAATTGCTCGGTACCGCCCTCAACCATCTGATATTACCGGTGCTGCCGGGGCCGATCGTTGGCTTGCTGTTGCTGCTGGGGTATTTGATTATCCGCGGTCAAGTCGGCGAGCCGCTGAACCTTGCGGCCAGTAGCCTGCTGCGTTATTTGCCGTTGCTGCTGGTGCCGCCGGCCGTGGGCGTGATGGTTTACGCCACCGACATTGCCGCGGATTTCTGGGCGATCACCGGTGCGCTGGTATTGTCGCTGGTGTTGTCGATGGCCTTTGCCGGCGTGCTGATGGACCGTTTGGTCAAGCGTCACGCCCATCGCGAGGACGGCCAATGA
- a CDS encoding MaoC family dehydratase, with the protein MPYVPVAELKDYVGKELGRSQWLTIDQERINLFAEATGDYQFIHVDPVKAAQTPFGSTIAHGFLSLSLIPKLMEDILILPEGAKMVVNYGLDSVRFIQPVKVNSRVRLKVDMNEVTEKKPGQWLLKATATLEIEGSDKPAYIAEPLSLCFV; encoded by the coding sequence ATGCCCTATGTTCCAGTTGCGGAGCTCAAAGATTATGTCGGCAAGGAGCTCGGACGTTCCCAATGGCTCACCATCGATCAGGAACGCATCAACCTGTTCGCAGAAGCCACAGGCGATTATCAGTTCATCCATGTCGACCCGGTCAAAGCTGCGCAAACACCTTTTGGCAGCACCATCGCCCATGGTTTCCTGTCGTTGTCGCTGATCCCCAAACTGATGGAAGACATCCTCATCCTGCCCGAGGGCGCGAAGATGGTGGTCAACTACGGTCTGGACAGCGTGCGTTTCATCCAGCCTGTAAAGGTCAATTCCAGGGTTCGACTCAAGGTCGACATGAACGAGGTCACCGAGAAGAAACCCGGCCAATGGTTGCTCAAGGCCACCGCCACGCTTGAAATCGAAGGGTCGGACAAACCGGCGTATATCGCCGAGCCACTGTCCCTCTGCTTCGTGTAA